A window of Macaca thibetana thibetana isolate TM-01 chromosome 7, ASM2454274v1, whole genome shotgun sequence genomic DNA:
GGTCCCGTGGTGGAGGCGGGGAGAGGGAAGGACCGCACGGATCACCAACCCCTGCTCGGCCCCGTACCAGGAAGCGCTGGGGGGCAGAGGAGCGGAGTTGAGGCAGAAGCCAGGTGAGGCTGGAGTCCTGGGGGTAGGCAGGCTGTCGCTGCCGCTGCCTGAGATGGAAATCGGGGGAGGAAGCTCGCGGAAGAAACAGCGGAGGGTCGTGGAAAGAAAGCAATGGCTAAGCTAGGGATGGGGTACCAGGTAGGGGGAGGAAATGGGAGAAATAGGTGGGGCTCCAGCGCATGCTCAATAGGAAGGGGCGCCGGTAGGGTGTCGACGCATGCGTAGTGGGCTTCTCGGGCGGTGGGGTGGTCGCGGAATTTGGAGACCTACTTCGGGAAAGGTAAAATGCGGGAGCAATTTTAGGGTACCTGTGGGACCTGGGCTCTTAGGGTCCTGACACAGGACGCGCCTGGGCCGAAAACCCAGGCACGCCCGGCCAGAGAGTGTTTCTTCACTCCCGGACtctgccagtcagaatggtggcGCCTTCGCTGAAGCTTCAGGACCTCATCGAAGAGATTCGCGGGGCCAAGACTCAGGCCCAGGAGCGGGAGGTGATCCAAAAGGAGTGCGCCCACATCCGGGCCTCCTTCCGCGATGGGGACCCAGTGCACAGGCACCGGCAGCTGGCCAAACTGCTCTACGTCCACATGTTGGGCTACCCCGCCCACTTTGGACAGGTACTGGCCAGGAATACCTCCCTCCTGAGCTTGATGAAGGCTAGTGGGGCAGAGTCACGGACTCTCTCACCTGTTTATGccctggtttttaaaattctacaatttCAGAGTCATCACAGGCTGCACTGCAAACCTCTTTCCCCATTGCTACCCCTACTGGTCATCAGCTGGCCTGAACCCTTCATTCTCTGGCCAGCCTCGTTTAGGGCAGGcacctcctcctttcctctcccaacCTCCTCAACTCCTAGTTCCTCCTACCCACTAACGCCTGAATTTCCTAAGCTTCTCCTCTTGTTGAAGGGAGAGTGATGAGATAGGATGCCCCACAGGTTAATCTGGTTTTAAAGAGGAAGATGGAACAGGGATGTGAGTGTCTATGGTTTCACCCCTGCCTCTTCCTGGTTTGCCCCCTTGACTATAGATGGAGTGCCTGAAACTGATCGCCTCCTCCAGATTCACAGACAAGAGGGTGGGCTACCTGGGGGCCATGCTTCTATTGGATGAGAGGCACGATGCCCACCTGCTCATTACCAACAGCATCAAGAAGTGAGAGGGTTCTGGCAATCACTTGGAATCAGGGAGATGGGAGAGTAGGGACCTTGGAAATCCCAGGGGACTGCCTGTTGTGGGTACTGAAAAGGACTGATTTTCTCAGAGGTTTGACTGACCGTCCTCCCAAACCCTGCAGTGACCTGAGCCAGGGGATTCAGCCAGTACAAGGCCTGGCCTTGTGCACTTTGAGCACCATGGGCTCTGCTGAGATGTGCCGAGACCTGGCCCCAGAGGTGGAGAAACTGCTCCTGCAGCCCAGTCCCTACGTGCGCAAGAAGGTGAGATGGTGGGACTCCTGGCACTTGCTCCTGCAGATACTGCCTGCTGTGTGCCATATAGTAGTAGATGCAGGGGTCAATCCCCTCTGACCCCTGTCTGAGGCCCCGGACCTCTGCAGGCTATTCTGACTGCAGTGCACATGATCCGGAAGGTCCCTGAACTCTCCAGCGTCTTCCTCCCACCCTGTGTCCACCTGCTTCACGAGCGTCACCATGGTAAGGCTGTGGGGCTCCCCATCCTTTGCTTCAGCTCTGTGGACAGAAGAATTGAAAATCGGATGGGAACACCAGCTCATAGGAGAAGGGTagcgcacacacacaggcacacacgcaATAGACTCTCTTGCCCCTGGCCCCCACCATTCACTTCCCCGACCCTGACCCCAGGCATCCTGCTGGGCACCATCACGCTGATCACGGAGCTCTGCGAACGAAGCCCTGCAGCCCTCAGGCACTTCCGAAAGGTGGGCTGGTGAAGGGGCAGGCCCTGGGCCTGAAGAGAGGGTCAGTGGGGAAGGAATGGGGCTTTAGCTGGAGAGGATTAGAACAAATGCCCAAAGTTGTGCCCTCCCTCCAGGTGGTACCCCAGCTGGTACAGATCCTCCGGACTCTGGTGACAACAGGATACTCCACAGAACACAGCATATCTGGAGTCAGCGACCCCTTCCTGCAGGTGGGGTGACCTTTCACTGCTGTATGCCTGGAACAGAGAGGGCATAGCAGTAAGACCATGACCAGTGGTCTCCTCCAAGAGAACACTGGCCCTCTCAGTGTCCTGGGCAGCAGAATAGCAGGCACAGGATTGCTCAGGTCATCCCAGGACCTGTGAGGGGAGAGAGAATGCCTAAAAGTCAGGAAAATACAGTttggtaacaatttttttttaagcctgtCCTAAACTCCCCTGGCCTCAGACACCTCTGTTCCCCTCCCAGGACCAAGGGACCTGTGGAGGTGAGGAGGTGTGGGGAGGATCTAAGGAGCGAGCCAGACCCTCACAGTGCTCTCCTCCATGTTAGAGTTTTCTCCTCGGCTCCATGACTCCTTATCCTATGAACCCCTTCACCTTTCAATTTTCAACCCAACCTCAGGTCCAGATACTTCGTCTGCTTCGGATCCTGGGCCGGAACCACGAGGAGAGCAGTGAGACCATGAATGACTTGCTGGCCCAGGTcggggctgggaggagggcaCTGGTTAGCTGTGTTGCTTGGAGACCCCACCAGCCCTGGGTGCCCCTCACTTGACTCCTCACTGTGCAGTGGCCATATCATTGCCTCTCCGTCTCCTCTAGACAGTGAACTCCATGAAGAAGGGACACAGTCTGTCTTAGTGCTATTGCCCCagtgcccaggctggccctggcacatagtagaggCTAAGGGAACTTTGTTGGATGGTTGAAGGCTGGACAGATGACATGTTAGAGTCCTTCAAGAGACCTGAGGATTACCCGGGcttgttggcaggtgcctgtagtcctagccactcaggaggctgaggcaggaggatcacctaagcctgggaggtcaaggctgcagtgagctgtgggtgacagagtgagaccctgtatcaaaagaAACGGAGACCTGAGGAGGGCCCTGAGCAGATAcatctcctctctcctccactcAGGTGGCCACTAACACAGACACCAGCCGAAATGCCGGGAATGCGGTCCTGTTTGAGACAGTACTCACCATCATGGATATCCGCTCTGCAGCTGGCCTACGGGTATCATCCCTTATGCCTCTCCCACTGTGGCcccgcccaccacctcacccacaCAGGTCCTGCTTGCTGGTTTCTTCCTCCTAGCCCCATCGTGTTGCGCCAATGTGTTCTCACTCCTCAATGGCTGAGCAGGTTGCTTCTTTCCTGGCTGACCCCAGCTTCTGCCTCTCATAGGTTCTAGCTGTCAACATTCTTGGCCGCTTCCTACTCAACAGTGACAGGAACATTAGGTAATAGTCCCAACTGTCTACCTAGGCTGTGCCACTGATCCCCTGGCCCTCTGCCCTCCTTCCTCCAGAGCTTCCTGATCCATTTCTCTCTTACCCCTATACTCAAGACAGGATGGGGACTGGGGGCTGATGGCCATGATGTGATAGAACCTCCCCCATCCTGACCAGGTATGTAGCCCTGACATCATTGCTTCGACTGGTGCAGTCTGATCACAGTGCTGTGCAGCGGCATCGGCCCACTGTGGTGGATTGTCTACAGGAAACTGATGCCTCCCTCAGCCGGTGAGCAGTGATACAGGGGACgggagggcagggcagaggtTCCCAGTGCCTTGTGGCCAAGACTCGAGCCAGCTTAGAGCAGCTGGAGTAAGAGGACTAAGGGGGACAGGTCCCTGGGGAAGCAGAGGGGCTGAGGCATGGACCAGGATAACCTGGGCTACCTGCATGGAAACCTCTTTCTCCTGCCAGGAGGGCCCTGGAACTAAGCCTGGCTCTGGTAAATAGCTCCAATGTGCGAGCCATGATGCAAGAGCTGCAGGCCTTTCTGGAGTCCTGCCCGCCTGACCTACGGGCTGACTGTGCCTCAGGCATCCTGCTAGCTGCAGAAAGGTGAGGTGCCCAGGAGTCGAAGAGGGTAGAATCTGGGCAGGGTCAGTACCAGGACTGATGAGCCATATATCCCCTAGGTTTGCTCCCACCAAACgctggcacatagacaccatccTGCATGTGCTGACCACGGTGAGGCAGGGGCCAGTCAGAGAGCTGGGCAGAAGTGGTCAAGATTCACCACACTGACTTGGCCATGCCCACACCTTCCAGGCAGGTACCCATGTGCGGGATGATGCAGTGGCCAACCTGACCCAGCTGATTGGGGGGGCCCAGGAGCTACATGCCTACTCTGTGCGCCGCCTCTACAATGCCCTGGCAGAAGACATTTCCCAGGTATCATTCCCACCTACCCAGGCCTAGGGCTGCCCAACCACTCCCTTGCCCATCCTGGGCGGCCTCCTCCTTATACTAGATTCCAATTTTTCTCTCAAGATCACAGCTACCTACATAGTGCAGAAGACATCCAAGCACAGAGCCCTGTTTTTAAGAACATCTGGGCTTTTATCCTGACTCTGGTACCTCCTGGCTATGTAACTACAGATGACTAACTTCCTTTATGCTCCACGTACCCTGACTGCCTCTTAGAGCTGCCTTGAGATTAAAGCTCTTGTGTTTATGAGGTTTTATTATTACCTTGAATGCTGAATGAATTAACAGATGCCAGGCAGTATCTACAGCCCCCTCTTCCATGTTAATTAAATAGGGTGGGCAGAAAGCATCCACACCTTCCACAAGGGAGGGACCCTCTCACATTTCCATCCTGTGTGGTTAGGCCATGTAGTTCTGATGCTTGGCCACCAGAGGGCAGTGGGAGCCAGGTAACAAacttccctttccccacccctccAACCCCCCTCCACCATCTCTGTACTGCCTAAAGGGATATTACCATGTCTGGAAGTGGGGAGAGGACCTCAGACACTGGCCCAgcagtgtttctctctctctctctctctttttttttttttttaatagagacgggggtctcgctatgttgcccaggctggtcttgaactcctggtctcaagcgatcctcccgcctcagcctcccaatgtgctgggattacaggcgtgagccaccatgcccggccagcccAGCAGTTTCTTATTCCATGTAGCAACCACTGGTGCAGGTGGCAGCCTGGTGCATTGGGGAATATGGGGACCTCCTGCTGGAGGGGAACTGTGAGGAGATTGAGCCCCTTCAGGTGAGACCTCACTGGGGGTACACTGAGGAGGGACTCGTCAGGGGGGCAGGACTTGCACCAGGGTCACTAACTGTATCCATGTCTGAAGGTGGACGAAGAGGAAGTACTGGCATTGCTGGAAAAGGTGCTGCAGTCCCATATGTCCCTGCCAGCCACTCGAGGATATGCCCTCACAGCCCTCATGAAACTCAGCACTCGCCTCCAAGGGGACAATAAGTAAGAAGGGGTCCCAGCCCCTTGAGAGATGGCCTTTCACTGGACCCACCCATTTCTGAGTTTCTTTCCAGGCATATATACCCAGCCCGCCCTAACCCCAAGCCCTTAGGTTCTTGTTTTTGAGCCAAATCTGGGTATTTCCCTGCTCCATGGGCCTTTCCTTCCTGCCACATCCTGCAGTGGCACACTGCCATTGCCACTTACATACTACACTGGCCCAGCCGCATCCGCCAGGTGGTGTCCATCTACAGGAGCTGCTTGGACGTAGAGCTGCAACAGCGGGCTGTGGAGTATGACACACTCTTCCGGAAGTACGATCACATGAGGTGTGTCCAGCACTGTGCTGCAGCATGGGACCCAAACCCCTGCCCTCTCCCAAATGCCCTTTTGTAGGTACAAGGGCCTCATCCTCACCTGTGTTCCACATCCACGGTGAGAGCTTCCCACCCACTGTTAATTGAAGCTAAGCTGGCTTCCAACCCTCCTTGCTCATCTGAAAATCAGCAACAACATGTCATTTTAGGAAATCAGAAGGGAACTTCTGAGCCACCATGTGCCCAGGGCTCCATGTTCCTAGTCATCATCCTAGATGCCTCTTGTGAAAGGCCCAAAGACCACAGAGGCACACTTGCATTCCATCCTCTCAGGGCTGCCATCCTGGAAAAAATGCCTCTTGTGGAGCGAGATGGCCCTCAGGCTGATGAGGAAGCAAAGGAAAGCAAAGCAGCAGCCCAACTTTCAGAAGCAGCCCCAGCACCCACAGAGCCCCAGGTGAGGAGGCTGGAAACCCTGGGGTAGGAAGACAGGCTGAGCTTCATacccagccctgccccttctGTCCCTTCCGCCAGGCCTCACAGCTCCTGGATCTGCTAGATCTCCTGGATGGGGCTTCTGGGGATGCCCAGCATCCTCCCCCTCTGGACCCCTCCCCTGGAGGTGCCCTGGTATACCTGCTTGACCTTCCCTGtgcacctccacccccaggtAAGCCTAAGCAAAAGGAAGATGTCTTAGAGAAGGTAGGTGGAAATGTGCTGCTTCTCCTAAGCCAAGGGCTGAGGCTCATGGACCCTGCTTCTTCCTGTGTGTCCCCCATCCCATCCCCATCTCAGGAGGTAAAAGGATGAAGTCAGTCATGGTCACCTGTCTTCCCTTTGTTCCAGACTTCTTTCTCTGGCCTACAGGGCCCTGCTTCCTTCCCAGCCCTTCTTATACCACTTTCCCACTACCCACTCACTGCCCCCTTCTCAGCTCCTCACACCCTCCCACCCTTGgcatttcatgttcttttttacatggaatgttctttcccGAGCACATCGGATGACCAGCTCATTCTCACTCCAGGCTTCAGCTAAAATGTCAGATGCCTTCCCCTACCGCTCCTATTTAAGTCAGTTCTCCCCAGTTATTCTAGAATGACTTAGTTCCTTCATAGCATCTATTATGGTCTGTAATTatcttgcttattttatttttatttttattttttgagacagagtctcgctctgtcacccaggctggagtgcagtggcgcgatctcagctcactgcaacctccgcctcccaggttgaagctattcttgtgtcttagcctcccaagcagctgaaactacaggcacaacccaccacactcagctaattttttgcatttttagtagagacagggttccaccatgttggccaggctggtctcaaactcctgacctcagggatccacccacctcagcctcccaaagtgctgggattacaggcatgagccaccatgcccggcccttttttattgtttctctccCCCATTAGACAGTAAGCTCCAGCCTCATCTTCATATCTACTTTGTTACTAGCCTCTCGAGTAGTGCAGGGCCAGTAGGTGTTCACtcaatttttgttgaatgaacaaacatGTTCTCTCAAACCTGCACACTGAGCTGCCTCTGTCTCCCTACTCCAGCTCCCATCCCAGATCTCAAAGTGTTTGAGCGTGAGGGAGTACAGCTGAATCTGTCTTTCATTCGACCCCCTGAAAACCCTGCTTTGCTGTTAATCACCGCCACTGCCACCAACTCCTCAGAGGGTGATGTCACCGATTTCATCTGCCAGGCTGCTGTGCCCAAGGTTTGTAAAGATCAGGGTTCAGAGGTGGCCTGGGGACTCCAGGAGAAAAGGCCACTAAGTGGAGGTGGTGGGTGGGAGACAGTGTGAGATGCGATTGAGTCATCTGGAGATCAGCACTTGGGGAGTTACAGGAAAAGGGTGTGGAGCCACTGGGTGTAGAGGAGCTGCCTGAGCCCCACCTACTGCCATACTGTGCTCTgttaaactcctgtgctcagaGTCTCCAGCTCCAAATGCAGGCCCCCAGTGGGAACACAGTTCCAGCTCGGGGTGGCCTTCCTATCACCCAGCTCTTCAGAATCCTCAATCCTAACAAGGTGAGCTTCAGGAGTCCCCCCAAGACAAGACCCAGGGATAGGAGAAGTCATGGGTGCTAACCCTGGTCCCCGCTCTCCTATTCCTAGGCCCCTGTGCGGCTAAAGCTGCGCCTCACCTACAACCACTTTCACCAGTCAGTGCAGGAGATCTTTGAGGTGAACAACTTGCCTGTGGAATCGTGGCAGTAACTGTCTCCATCACAGCCTGAAATTCTCCTGTGTCCCAAACCCCAGCGGGCCCCAGCCGCTTGAAACCTACACCTGAGGGCTACCAGCAGGTGGCACTCTGGCTTTGCACTGCAAAAACTGGGGACCAGCCCCCTTCTCCCACAAATAAAGCCCAATAAAGCCTGAGAGGGGAGGAAAGCCATATTTGGGTATATTTGAAGTGGAAAATGTGTATGAATAACAGCAAGGGAAAAGCATTCTTACATAAGAGGTATGCATCTTCCCCTGAACCTTGAGAACCTGTCTCAACACAGGGGCGGGGATGGGGCGGCTGCTGGTTCTTTCTAACCCGCTTCAGGTCAGGGAACAAATTTGCCCCAAACTTCTACAGGCGGCACTCTACCCTCTGGgccagagctgggcacagtggcaaaATCAGATTAGAATTTCTAGAGTTCTAACTGGGATTCCCAACCATTTCCTCAACTTGCTTCTATTTCCCACACCCCAAGGCAGGGAAATCCCTGCTGCCTCCCCTCATCGTCTAACTCAGCTGTAAGGCGGTTGAGGAGCTACTGGCAGAATCAATGGCATCGACCAAGGGAGGGGGGTGGCAAGGGATTTTCCTGTGCTTAACTACTGATCACGGCTAAGTGGAAATCCTATAAACACGAGCGGAAATCAATGGAGGCTGCTTAGCGGCCAGGGGAGAGGGGCGGCCCACAGATTGCATCTGACGGATGAGGGAAGAAGCAGCAGCCAGGGAGGGCTCAAGGAAGAGTAGCTTAGAGTAGGGGGAAGAAACAGGCAGAGCTAGAGAGAGAGGAGTCACTGTCAGAAGGGACGCTGAGGGGAGAGGCACAGTGGGCCAGGAGTGGACTCCATTAGACCCAGAGTTCCCTTCCCATTCTAGGAAGTGACACCCCTAGCCCAGGCAGTTATCAGGATCTTCAGTCCCCTGTGGCCTCTGCTTGGAGCTGTTCACTTCTAGCAGGCGCTGATAGTCTTGAGGCCGGAAACGCTGTAGGTACACGATCAGCTTGGCTGGTGCTGTCTCCTGTGCAGGCACACCTACAGGTAAAAGGACAACGAGGAGAGAAATGGACAGAGCCACAAGCACTTTGACTCTGCTCCCTGGCCACCTAGCCAGGACCCATGGATGTTTCCAGAGCCACACTGGGGTTCTGAATGTCATCCACCCAGCTTCTATAACACACTAGTCCACTCCTTGCCTGCTTGTGGAACTGGGACCTAAAAGAGCAACTTCAGGCAAGAGTGGGACTAGAAGCCACACTTGAGCCTCTCCTCCAGCAAGGAGAAATGGCGAAGAGGCACCCAGGCACCAAGAAGATGAAGGATACCTCAACATCAGCTCATTTCAGTTATTACCCTGTCCCACAATCAAGATTAAAGCCCATCACAGGGCACAGGggctgacgtctgtaatcccagcactttgggaggccgagacgggcagatcacaaggtcaggagatagagaccatcctggctaatgtgatgaaaccccgtctctactaaaaatacaacaacttagccgggcgtgttggtgagcacgtgtagtcccagctactcgggaggctgaggcaggagaatggcgtgaaccagggaggaggagcttgcagtgaactgagatcgcaccactgcactccagcctgggggacagagctaggctctgtctcaaagaaaaaaaaaaaaaaagattaaagccCATCTAGACCAGGCCAAAGCTCATAAGCTTAGTAATGAAGCACATGCAGAGATCTACAAATAGAAACCAAGAGCTatagaaagaagaggagggaagcTATAGCCATGGGGTGGGATTCACATAGAGTTCTCACCTCTACATCGTAAGGTGAGAATGGAATtgcctgccgggcgcggtggctcaagcctgtaatcccagcactttgggaggccgagacgggcggatcacaaggtcaggagatcgagaccatcctggctaacacggtgaaaccccatctctactaaaaaatac
This region includes:
- the AP1G2 gene encoding AP-1 complex subunit gamma-like 2 isoform X1; the protein is MVAPSLKLQDLIEEIRGAKTQAQEREVIQKECAHIRASFRDGDPVHRHRQLAKLLYVHMLGYPAHFGQMECLKLIASSRFTDKRVGYLGAMLLLDERHDAHLLITNSIKNDLSQGIQPVQGLALCTLSTMGSAEMCRDLAPEVEKLLLQPSPYVRKKAILTAVHMIRKVPELSSVFLPPCVHLLHERHHGKAVGLPILCFSSVDRRIENRMGTPAHRRRVAHTHRHTRNRLSCPWPPPFTSPTLTPGILLGTITLITELCERSPAALRHFRKVVPQLVQILRTLVTTGYSTEHSISGVSDPFLQVQILRLLRILGRNHEESSETMNDLLAQVGAGRRALVATNTDTSRNAGNAVLFETVLTIMDIRSAAGLRVLAVNILGRFLLNSDRNIRYVALTSLLRLVQSDHSAVQRHRPTVVDCLQETDASLSRRALELSLALVNSSNVRAMMQELQAFLESCPPDLRADCASGILLAAERFAPTKRWHIDTILHVLTTAGTHVRDDAVANLTQLIGGAQELHAYSVRRLYNALAEDISQQPLVQVAAWCIGEYGDLLLEGNCEEIEPLQVDEEEVLALLEKVLQSHMSLPATRGYALTALMKLSTRLQGDNNRIRQVVSIYRSCLDVELQQRAVEYDTLFRKYDHMRAAILEKMPLVERDGPQADEEAKESKAAAQLSEAAPAPTEPQASQLLDLLDLLDGASGDAQHPPPLDPSPGGALVYLLDLPCAPPPPAPIPDLKVFEREGVQLNLSFIRPPENPALLLITATATNSSEGDVTDFICQAAVPKSLQLQMQAPSGNTVPARGGLPITQLFRILNPNKAPVRLKLRLTYNHFHQSVQEIFEVNNLPVESWQ
- the AP1G2 gene encoding AP-1 complex subunit gamma-like 2 isoform X3 translates to MVAPSLKLQDLIEEIRGAKTQAQEREVIQKECAHIRASFRDGDPVHRHRQLAKLLYVHMLGYPAHFGQMECLKLIASSRFTDKRVGYLGAMLLLDERHDAHLLITNSIKNDLSQGIQPVQGLALCTLSTMGSAEMCRDLAPEVEKLLLQPSPYVRKKAILTAVHMIRKVPELSSVFLPPCVHLLHERHHGILLGTITLITELCERSPAALRHFRKVVPQLVQILRTLVTTGYSTEHSISGVSDPFLQVQILRLLRILGRNHEESSETMNDLLAQVGAGRRALVATNTDTSRNAGNAVLFETVLTIMDIRSAAGLRVLAVNILGRFLLNSDRNIRYVALTSLLRLVQSDHSAVQRHRPTVVDCLQETDASLSRRALELSLALVNSSNVRAMMQELQAFLESCPPDLRADCASGILLAAERFAPTKRWHIDTILHVLTTAGTHVRDDAVANLTQLIGGAQELHAYSVRRLYNALAEDISQQPLVQVAAWCIGEYGDLLLEGNCEEIEPLQVDEEEVLALLEKVLQSHMSLPATRGYALTALMKLSTRLQGDNNRIRQVVSIYRSCLDVELQQRAVEYDTLFRKYDHMRAAILEKMPLVERDGPQADEEAKESKAAAQLSEAAPAPTEPQASQLLDLLDLLDGASGDAQHPPPLDPSPGGALVYLLDLPCAPPPPAPIPDLKVFEREGVQLNLSFIRPPENPALLLITATATNSSEGDVTDFICQAAVPKSLQLQMQAPSGNTVPARGGLPITQLFRILNPNKAPVRLKLRLTYNHFHQSVQEIFEVNNLPVESWQ
- the AP1G2 gene encoding AP-1 complex subunit gamma-like 2 isoform X4 yields the protein MVAPSLKLQDLIEEIRGAKTQAQEREVIQKECAHIRASFRDGDPVHRHRQLAKLLYVHMLGYPAHFGQMECLKLIASSRFTDKRVGYLGAMLLLDERHDAHLLITNSIKNDLSQGIQPVQGLALCTLSTMGSAEMCRDLAPEVEKLLLQPSPYVRKKAILTAVHMIRKVPELSSVFLPPCVHLLHERHHGILLGTITLITELCERSPAALRHFRKVVPQLVQILRTLVTTGYSTEHSISGVSDPFLQVQILRLLRILGRNHEESSETMNDLLAQVATNTDTSRNAGNAVLFETVLTIMDIRSAAGLRVLAVNILGRFLLNSDRNIRYVALTSLLRLVQSDHSAVQRHRPTVVDCLQETDASLSRRALELSLALVNSSNVRAMMQELQAFLESCPPDLRADCASGILLAAERFAPTKRWHIDTILHVLTTAGTHVRDDAVANLTQLIGGAQELHAYSVRRLYNALAEDISQQPLVQVAAWCIGEYGDLLLEGNCEEIEPLQVDEEEVLALLEKVLQSHMSLPATRGYALTALMKLSTRLQGDNNRIRQVVSIYRSCLDVELQQRAVEYDTLFRKYDHMRAAILEKMPLVERDGPQADEEAKESKAAAQLSEAAPAPTEPQASQLLDLLDLLDGASGDAQHPPPLDPSPGGALVYLLDLPCAPPPPAPIPDLKVFEREGVQLNLSFIRPPENPALLLITATATNSSEGDVTDFICQAAVPKSLQLQMQAPSGNTVPARGGLPITQLFRILNPNKAPVRLKLRLTYNHFHQSVQEIFEVNNLPVESWQ
- the AP1G2 gene encoding AP-1 complex subunit gamma-like 2 isoform X2; translated protein: MVAPSLKLQDLIEEIRGAKTQAQEREVIQKECAHIRASFRDGDPVHRHRQLAKLLYVHMLGYPAHFGQMECLKLIASSRFTDKRVGYLGAMLLLDERHDAHLLITNSIKNDLSQGIQPVQGLALCTLSTMGSAEMCRDLAPEVEKLLLQPSPYVRKKAILTAVHMIRKVPELSSVFLPPCVHLLHERHHGKAVGLPILCFSSVDRRIENRMGTPAHRRRVAHTHRHTRNRLSCPWPPPFTSPTLTPGILLGTITLITELCERSPAALRHFRKVVPQLVQILRTLVTTGYSTEHSISGVSDPFLQVQILRLLRILGRNHEESSETMNDLLAQVATNTDTSRNAGNAVLFETVLTIMDIRSAAGLRVLAVNILGRFLLNSDRNIRYVALTSLLRLVQSDHSAVQRHRPTVVDCLQETDASLSRRALELSLALVNSSNVRAMMQELQAFLESCPPDLRADCASGILLAAERFAPTKRWHIDTILHVLTTAGTHVRDDAVANLTQLIGGAQELHAYSVRRLYNALAEDISQQPLVQVAAWCIGEYGDLLLEGNCEEIEPLQVDEEEVLALLEKVLQSHMSLPATRGYALTALMKLSTRLQGDNNRIRQVVSIYRSCLDVELQQRAVEYDTLFRKYDHMRAAILEKMPLVERDGPQADEEAKESKAAAQLSEAAPAPTEPQASQLLDLLDLLDGASGDAQHPPPLDPSPGGALVYLLDLPCAPPPPAPIPDLKVFEREGVQLNLSFIRPPENPALLLITATATNSSEGDVTDFICQAAVPKSLQLQMQAPSGNTVPARGGLPITQLFRILNPNKAPVRLKLRLTYNHFHQSVQEIFEVNNLPVESWQ
- the AP1G2 gene encoding AP-1 complex subunit gamma-like 2 isoform X5; this translates as MVAPSLKLQDLIEEIRGAKTQAQEREVIQKECAHIRASFRDGDPVHRHRQLAKLLYVHMLGYPAHFGQMECLKLIASSRFTDKRVGYLGAMLLLDERHDAHLLITNSIKNDLSQGIQPVQGLALCTLSTMGSAEMCRDLAPEVEKLLLQPSPYVRKKAILTAVHMIRKVPELSSVFLPPCVHLLHERHHGKAVGLPILCFSSVDRRIENRMGTPAHRRRVAHTHRHTRNRLSCPWPPPFTSPTLTPGILLGTITLITELCERSPAALRHFRKVVPQLVQILRTLVTTGYSTEHSISGVSDPFLQVQILRLLRILGRNHEESSETMNDLLAQVGAGRRALVATNTDTSRNAGNAVLFETVLTIMDIRSAAGLRVLAVNILGRFLLNSDRNIRYVALTSLLRLVQSDHSAVQRHRPTVVDCLQETDASLSRRALELSLALVNSSNVRAMMQELQAFLESCPPDLRADCASGILLAAERFAPTKRWHIDTILHVLTTAGTHVRDDAVANLTQLIGGAQELHAYSVRRLYNALAEDISQRRGSRYVAQAGLELLVSSDPPASASQCAGITGVSHHARPAQQFLIPCSNHWCRWQPGALGNMGTSCWRGTVRRLSPFRWTKRKYWHCWKRCCSPICPCQPLEDMPSQPS
- the AP1G2 gene encoding AP-1 complex subunit gamma-like 2 isoform X6, with the protein product MVVPQLVQILRTLVTTGYSTEHSISGVSDPFLQVQILRLLRILGRNHEESSETMNDLLAQVGAGRRALVATNTDTSRNAGNAVLFETVLTIMDIRSAAGLRVLAVNILGRFLLNSDRNIRYVALTSLLRLVQSDHSAVQRHRPTVVDCLQETDASLSRRALELSLALVNSSNVRAMMQELQAFLESCPPDLRADCASGILLAAERFAPTKRWHIDTILHVLTTAGTHVRDDAVANLTQLIGGAQELHAYSVRRLYNALAEDISQQPLVQVAAWCIGEYGDLLLEGNCEEIEPLQVDEEEVLALLEKVLQSHMSLPATRGYALTALMKLSTRLQGDNNRIRQVVSIYRSCLDVELQQRAVEYDTLFRKYDHMRAAILEKMPLVERDGPQADEEAKESKAAAQLSEAAPAPTEPQASQLLDLLDLLDGASGDAQHPPPLDPSPGGALVYLLDLPCAPPPPAPIPDLKVFEREGVQLNLSFIRPPENPALLLITATATNSSEGDVTDFICQAAVPKSLQLQMQAPSGNTVPARGGLPITQLFRILNPNKAPVRLKLRLTYNHFHQSVQEIFEVNNLPVESWQ